In Streptomyces sp. SN-593, a single genomic region encodes these proteins:
- a CDS encoding VWA domain-containing protein — protein MIIRKLLAVGSACGLTAALACGLVPATAHAGEPVPGATAKVELVLDVSGSMSAKDIDGQSRMSAAKQAFDDVLDSTPQDVDLGIRTLGANYPGNDRQTGCKDTKQLYPVGALNRDQAKSAVATLQPTGWTPIGPALLAAAKDIQGGDGTHRLVLITDGEDTCAANPCDVARQIAAQGVDLTIDTLGLVPDTHTRSQLSCIAEATGGTYTTVQHRQQLTTKVTELVKRSTDTAVTPTAVQGAGTCEAAPVLKRGLYTDRETFSQNRWYRVEVSPGQELRASATVSDDRSVNADYGVLLRGVTLHGREIVRDDESGTGRTDAVSAGIRYPKPEADDDTPAETVCLQVGNSFSAPASVKTTPGLPVELSIDLVHSPDQPSDVAFFGLGRGWWLLGLLAVTGAVAGLLTGWAARWRMNTGGTR, from the coding sequence CCGGGGAGCCGGTCCCCGGGGCCACCGCCAAGGTCGAACTCGTCCTGGACGTCAGCGGTTCGATGAGCGCCAAGGACATCGACGGGCAGTCCCGGATGTCCGCCGCGAAGCAGGCGTTCGACGACGTGCTGGACTCCACGCCCCAGGACGTCGACCTCGGCATACGCACCCTGGGCGCGAACTACCCCGGCAACGACCGGCAGACCGGCTGCAAGGACACCAAGCAGCTCTACCCCGTCGGCGCCCTCAACCGCGACCAGGCCAAGAGCGCCGTCGCCACCCTCCAGCCCACCGGGTGGACCCCGATCGGCCCCGCCCTGCTCGCCGCCGCGAAGGACATCCAGGGCGGCGACGGCACCCACCGCCTGGTGCTCATCACCGATGGTGAGGACACCTGCGCGGCCAACCCCTGCGACGTCGCCCGGCAGATCGCCGCCCAGGGCGTGGACCTGACCATCGACACCCTCGGGCTGGTGCCCGACACCCACACCCGCAGCCAGCTCAGCTGCATCGCCGAGGCCACCGGCGGCACCTACACCACCGTCCAGCACCGCCAGCAGCTCACCACCAAGGTCACGGAGCTGGTCAAGCGCAGCACCGACACCGCAGTCACCCCCACCGCCGTCCAGGGCGCCGGCACCTGCGAGGCGGCGCCCGTGCTCAAGCGCGGCCTGTACACCGACCGCGAGACGTTCTCCCAGAACCGCTGGTACCGGGTCGAGGTCAGCCCCGGCCAGGAACTGCGCGCCTCCGCCACCGTCTCCGACGACCGATCGGTGAACGCCGACTACGGCGTGCTGCTGCGCGGCGTCACCCTGCACGGCCGCGAGATCGTCCGCGACGACGAGAGCGGCACCGGACGCACCGACGCCGTCTCCGCCGGCATCCGCTACCCGAAGCCGGAGGCCGACGACGACACCCCGGCCGAGACCGTGTGCCTCCAGGTCGGCAACTCCTTCTCCGCGCCCGCCTCGGTGAAGACCACCCCGGGGCTGCCGGTCGAGCTGTCCATCGACCTCGTGCACAGCCCGGACCAGCCCTCCGACGTCGCCTTCTTCGGCCTGGGCCGCGGATGGTGGCTGCTCGGCCTGCTCGCCGTCACCGGCGCCGTGGCCGGCCTGCTCACCGGCTGGGCCGCCCGCTGGCGCATGAACACCGGGGGGACCCGCTGA
- a CDS encoding MFS transporter translates to MPHERTSTGAAAAVPERLVVVTMAAAVFLLSMIQTLVVPVLPEIGTQLGASATAVGWVTTSTMLTASAVTPLLGRIGDAFGHRRVILAALVVTLAGSLLAAVTHSIELLILGRVLQGASFGLFPLAISVLRQTLPREKLTGAMAVTASALGVGSGIALVATGLLTQGDADYRRIFWLCVGMTVVVLGLSARAIPRVPGQGGRVDYRGALVLGLGLVCLLLPLSQGHAWGWGSVRVIGLFAASVVVLVGFVLLQRRTREPLVAYELLARRPVLATNLAALCIGFAMFSVFLGVTYFVETQDAVAGYGFHASILRTSVVFMLPGAIVSMCTGPLAGRLVARTGPRLVLLLACAIGAVGMVLLAVLHATTAEVVIGVVICNAAIAIAYASMPALLVLNVGAHETGVANSINSIMRTVGGAVGSALVVTILASQVATHRLPTGSVTLPTESAYVWTFGLGGLFFVVAALMAAFGVPRAASGGSTITAAEVREDEALGLAGEFASSSIDLSEPPPEPSRP, encoded by the coding sequence ATGCCTCATGAACGGACCTCGACCGGGGCCGCGGCAGCGGTCCCGGAGCGCCTCGTCGTGGTGACCATGGCGGCGGCGGTCTTCCTCCTCTCGATGATCCAGACGCTCGTGGTGCCGGTGCTGCCGGAGATCGGCACGCAACTGGGCGCCTCGGCCACCGCCGTCGGATGGGTCACCACCTCGACGATGCTCACCGCCTCCGCCGTCACACCCCTGCTCGGCCGGATAGGCGACGCCTTCGGGCACCGGCGGGTGATCCTCGCCGCACTGGTCGTGACCCTGGCCGGCAGCCTGCTGGCCGCCGTCACGCACAGCATCGAACTGCTCATCCTCGGCCGGGTCCTCCAGGGCGCCAGCTTCGGCCTGTTCCCGCTGGCGATCAGCGTGCTGCGCCAGACGCTGCCCAGGGAGAAGCTCACCGGTGCGATGGCGGTCACCGCCTCGGCGCTGGGCGTCGGCAGCGGCATCGCGCTGGTCGCGACCGGCCTGCTGACCCAGGGCGACGCCGACTACCGGCGGATCTTCTGGCTGTGCGTCGGCATGACCGTGGTGGTCCTCGGGCTGTCCGCGCGCGCGATCCCGCGGGTGCCCGGCCAGGGCGGGCGCGTCGACTACCGCGGCGCGCTGGTGCTCGGCCTCGGGCTGGTCTGCCTGCTCCTGCCGCTGTCCCAGGGTCACGCGTGGGGATGGGGCTCGGTCCGGGTGATCGGGCTCTTCGCCGCCTCCGTCGTGGTGCTGGTCGGCTTCGTCCTGCTCCAGCGGCGCACCCGCGAACCGCTGGTCGCCTACGAGCTGCTGGCGCGCCGCCCCGTGCTGGCCACCAACCTGGCCGCGCTGTGTATCGGCTTCGCGATGTTCAGCGTCTTCCTCGGGGTCACCTACTTCGTCGAGACCCAGGACGCGGTGGCCGGGTACGGCTTCCACGCGTCGATCCTGCGCACGAGCGTCGTCTTCATGCTCCCCGGCGCGATCGTCTCGATGTGCACCGGGCCGCTGGCCGGCCGGCTCGTGGCGCGCACGGGCCCGCGGCTGGTCCTGCTGCTCGCCTGCGCCATCGGCGCCGTCGGCATGGTGCTGCTGGCGGTGCTGCACGCGACCACCGCCGAGGTCGTCATCGGCGTCGTCATCTGCAACGCGGCCATCGCGATCGCCTACGCGTCCATGCCGGCGCTCCTGGTCCTGAACGTGGGCGCCCACGAGACCGGGGTGGCCAACTCCATCAACTCGATCATGCGGACCGTCGGCGGCGCCGTCGGCAGCGCGCTCGTGGTCACCATCCTGGCGAGCCAGGTCGCCACGCACCGGCTGCCGACCGGGTCCGTCACGCTGCCGACCGAGAGCGCCTACGTCTGGACGTTCGGCCTGGGCGGACTGTTCTTCGTGGTCGCCGCGCTGATGGCGGCCTTCGGCGTCCCGCGGGCCGCCAGCGGCGGCAGCACGATCACGGCCGCGGAGGTGCGCGAGGACGAGGCGCTCGGGCTCGCCGGGGAGTTCGCGTCGTCCTCGATCGACCTGAGCGAGCCGCCCCCCGAGCCGAGCCGCCCCTGA
- a CDS encoding SDR family oxidoreductase produces MDLAHRTVLIVGGTSGIGRELARRFAAAGSTVAVGGRNAQALADLSAEGFGTFEVDVTDDASVAAARDAVLALHPELDTVVTMSGVMLLEDLRDPAHFEAAKATVDTNLLGTIRVVDAFTPHLVGRGAGTFVTVTSGIAFLPFPPMPTYAASKAAVHAYSEALRAQLAGTGVGVTELVPPAVATSDQEQVNPQALPLDAFAAEVMALLAQEPTPHEILVEKVRMHRWAEREGTYDDLVAQRSRALSTLLGRKD; encoded by the coding sequence GTGGATCTCGCCCACCGCACCGTTCTCATCGTCGGCGGCACCTCCGGCATCGGCCGGGAACTGGCCCGGCGGTTCGCCGCGGCCGGCAGCACCGTGGCCGTCGGCGGACGCAACGCGCAGGCGCTCGCCGACCTGTCGGCCGAGGGCTTCGGCACCTTCGAGGTCGACGTGACCGACGACGCCTCCGTGGCCGCCGCCCGCGACGCCGTGCTCGCCCTGCACCCCGAGCTGGACACCGTGGTCACCATGTCGGGCGTCATGCTCCTGGAGGACCTGCGCGACCCCGCGCACTTCGAGGCCGCGAAGGCGACGGTCGACACCAACCTGCTCGGCACCATCCGGGTCGTCGACGCCTTCACCCCGCATCTGGTCGGGCGCGGCGCCGGCACCTTCGTCACCGTCACGTCGGGCATCGCCTTCCTGCCCTTCCCGCCGATGCCGACCTACGCCGCCTCCAAGGCCGCGGTGCACGCCTACTCCGAGGCGCTGCGCGCCCAGCTCGCCGGCACCGGCGTCGGCGTCACGGAACTCGTCCCCCCGGCGGTGGCCACCTCGGACCAGGAGCAGGTGAACCCGCAGGCGCTGCCGCTCGACGCCTTCGCCGCGGAGGTCATGGCCCTGCTGGCCCAGGAGCCCACCCCGCACGAGATCCTGGTCGAGAAGGTCCGCATGCACCGTTGGGCCGAGCGGGAGGGCACCTACGACGACCTCGTGGCGCAGCGCTCCCGGGCGCTGTCGACGCTTCTGGGCCGCAAGGACTGA
- a CDS encoding helix-turn-helix transcriptional regulator, which produces MDRRELADFLRSRRERIGPADVGLPAGSRRRTPGLRREEVAQLAYISTEYYTRLEQARAPRPSREVLAGLTRALRLSDAERDHLHQLAGAPRSRPAGPPREVRRSVLDLLRRLPQAAAIVTSATGEVLAWNDLAAALMEDFSARPPRDRNLVRRLFLGPDEGGPRLYGVSDAGLFARSSARRLRAAAARYPDAPEVTGLVDELLTGSEEFRRLWDLHEVAPEPMLRKTFQHPLVGPLTVNCDVLDIADRDQQVVIYTAEPGSSDEEALRLLSVVGTQRMDASR; this is translated from the coding sequence ATGGACCGACGAGAACTGGCCGACTTCCTGCGGAGCAGGCGGGAGCGGATCGGCCCCGCCGACGTGGGACTGCCGGCCGGGTCGCGGCGGCGCACGCCCGGGCTGCGCCGCGAGGAGGTGGCGCAGTTGGCGTACATCTCCACGGAGTACTACACGCGCCTGGAACAGGCCCGCGCCCCGCGGCCGTCGCGCGAGGTGCTGGCCGGTCTCACCCGCGCCCTGCGGCTGTCGGACGCCGAGCGCGACCACCTCCACCAGCTCGCCGGCGCCCCGCGGTCACGGCCGGCCGGGCCCCCGCGCGAGGTCCGCCGCAGCGTCCTGGACCTGCTGCGGCGGCTGCCGCAGGCCGCGGCGATCGTCACGTCCGCGACCGGAGAGGTGCTGGCCTGGAACGACCTCGCGGCCGCCCTGATGGAGGACTTCTCCGCCCGCCCGCCGCGCGACCGCAACCTGGTGCGCCGGCTCTTCCTCGGCCCGGACGAGGGCGGGCCGCGGCTGTACGGGGTCTCCGACGCGGGGCTGTTCGCCCGCTCCTCGGCGCGGCGGCTGCGCGCCGCCGCCGCACGCTACCCCGACGCTCCCGAGGTCACCGGACTGGTGGACGAACTCCTCACCGGGAGCGAGGAGTTCAGGAGGCTGTGGGACCTGCACGAGGTGGCCCCGGAACCGATGCTGCGCAAGACGTTCCAGCACCCGCTGGTCGGCCCGCTCACCGTCAACTGCGACGTCCTGGACATCGCCGACCGCGACCAGCAGGTGGTGATCTACACCGCCGAACCCGGCTCGTCGGACGAGGAGGCGCTGCGCCTGCTGTCGGTCGTCGGCACCCAGCGGATGGACGCCTCGCGCTGA
- a CDS encoding TetR/AcrR family transcriptional regulator, translated as MAADTTGGTVRRRDRPSKGALREERILDATRRLVTERSMADITIDDIAAAAGISRTSFYFYFPTKQAVLAALMEQVWERFGQTHGWFASSGPTRADLLDQLRRVAEMWQENSKVLACAMPGGFAVGYRPLEEFVGRAKQRFVDGLAEKIRRDRAAGLAPEGVDAAVLARMVAVVRDHRISEITDLPEEQREGALDELATVVLRMIY; from the coding sequence ATGGCAGCAGACACCACCGGCGGCACGGTGCGGCGCCGCGACCGGCCGAGCAAGGGCGCGCTGCGCGAGGAGCGCATCCTTGACGCGACGCGCCGGCTGGTCACCGAGCGCTCGATGGCCGACATCACCATCGACGACATCGCCGCGGCGGCCGGGATCTCGCGGACGAGCTTCTACTTCTACTTCCCGACCAAGCAGGCGGTGCTCGCCGCGCTGATGGAGCAGGTCTGGGAGCGGTTCGGCCAGACCCACGGGTGGTTCGCCAGCAGCGGCCCGACCCGCGCCGACCTGCTCGACCAGCTTCGGCGCGTGGCCGAGATGTGGCAGGAGAACAGCAAGGTGCTCGCCTGCGCCATGCCCGGCGGGTTCGCCGTCGGCTACCGGCCGCTGGAGGAGTTCGTCGGCCGGGCCAAGCAGCGCTTCGTGGACGGGCTGGCGGAGAAGATCCGCCGGGACCGCGCCGCCGGCCTCGCCCCCGAGGGCGTCGACGCCGCCGTGCTCGCGCGCATGGTGGCGGTCGTCCGCGACCACCGGATCTCGGAGATCACCGACCTGCCCGAGGAGCAGCGGGAGGGCGCGCTGGACGAGCTGGCCACGGTCGTCCTGCGGATGATCTACTGA
- a CDS encoding helix-turn-helix transcriptional regulator — MKDGDSENRLGGYLRARRELVTPAQAGLPPGGNRRVPGLRREEVALLAGISADYYLRLERGRDKNPSAQVLESLARVLCLDDVERTYLLGLAAARPRAARRKRPEHVPARVHHLLAHLDIPAFVEGRAFDVLASNAMAVALSPRLRPGENRLRSLFLDPEEQAFQQDWTKAAAGFIAALRTTIGDDTDNPRFVEVVGELALSSQRFRTLWARHDVRDLAGGTTTVVHPVVGELRLHRDKLPVDDVILVVYYPDKDSESDERMALLAALARSASEGTAGPPAASPAPDPKAP, encoded by the coding sequence ATGAAGGACGGCGACTCCGAGAACCGGCTGGGCGGCTACCTGCGCGCCCGGCGCGAGCTGGTCACTCCCGCGCAGGCGGGGCTGCCGCCCGGCGGCAACCGGCGGGTGCCCGGCCTGCGCCGCGAGGAGGTCGCCCTGCTCGCCGGGATCAGTGCCGACTACTACCTCAGGCTGGAGCGGGGCCGGGACAAGAACCCCTCGGCGCAGGTCCTGGAGTCGCTGGCGCGGGTGCTGTGCCTCGACGACGTCGAGCGGACGTACCTGCTCGGCCTCGCCGCGGCCCGTCCCCGGGCAGCGCGGCGCAAGCGGCCCGAGCACGTGCCGGCGCGGGTGCACCACCTCCTCGCGCACCTGGACATCCCCGCGTTCGTGGAGGGCCGGGCCTTCGACGTGCTGGCGTCCAACGCCATGGCCGTCGCGCTGTCGCCGCGGCTGCGTCCCGGGGAGAACCGGCTGCGCTCCCTCTTCCTCGACCCCGAGGAGCAGGCGTTCCAGCAGGACTGGACGAAGGCCGCCGCCGGCTTCATCGCCGCGCTCCGCACCACCATCGGCGACGACACCGACAACCCCCGGTTCGTGGAGGTCGTCGGCGAGCTGGCGCTGTCCAGCCAGCGGTTCCGCACCCTGTGGGCGCGGCACGACGTGCGCGACCTGGCCGGCGGCACCACCACCGTGGTGCACCCCGTCGTCGGGGAGCTGCGGCTGCACCGCGACAAGCTCCCCGTCGACGACGTCATCCTCGTCGTGTACTACCCCGACAAGGACAGCGAGAGCGACGAGAGGATGGCGCTGCTCGCCGCGCTCGCGCGGTCGGCCTCCGAGGGGACCGCCGGGCCCCCGGCCGCTTCCCCCGCCCCGGACCCGAAGGCGCCCTGA
- a CDS encoding VOC family protein, translated as MTSEQPPAPSATATAPDAPRGAPCWANLTARDLQAAEKFYGSVLGWEFRNTTLGDHFAVALSDGRPVAGIGALAADLQIAVGWTPFFFVPQVDEAAGRIRERSATVALGPVAFASGRALVAADRDGAVFGVWDGRLPAGWETWHDQGPVVLRLRTRDAFEAAIFYGGVLQWADGTPDGCTVDYEHEEVVVRSRAAVVARLGSGAVEADPDPTVRPHWDVQFPVRDTEACVAAALGLGGHLVGRGTTHAGAYAELRDPDGGLFTVTTARRPA; from the coding sequence GTGACGAGCGAGCAGCCACCAGCGCCCTCCGCCACCGCGACCGCCCCCGACGCGCCCCGCGGGGCTCCCTGCTGGGCCAACCTCACCGCACGCGACCTCCAGGCGGCCGAGAAGTTCTACGGCAGCGTGCTCGGCTGGGAGTTCCGCAACACCACGCTGGGGGACCACTTCGCGGTCGCGCTCAGCGACGGCCGCCCGGTCGCGGGCATCGGCGCGCTCGCCGCCGACCTCCAGATCGCCGTCGGCTGGACCCCGTTCTTCTTCGTCCCCCAGGTGGACGAAGCCGCCGGCCGTATCCGCGAGCGCAGCGCCACCGTCGCGCTCGGCCCGGTCGCGTTCGCCTCCGGCCGCGCGCTGGTCGCGGCCGACCGCGACGGCGCCGTCTTCGGTGTGTGGGACGGACGGCTGCCCGCCGGCTGGGAGACCTGGCACGACCAGGGGCCGGTGGTGCTGCGGCTGCGCACCCGCGACGCCTTCGAGGCCGCGATCTTCTACGGCGGCGTCCTCCAGTGGGCCGACGGCACCCCGGACGGCTGCACCGTCGACTACGAACACGAGGAGGTCGTCGTGCGCAGCCGGGCCGCGGTCGTCGCGCGGCTCGGCTCCGGCGCGGTCGAGGCAGACCCGGACCCCACCGTCCGGCCGCACTGGGACGTCCAGTTCCCGGTGCGCGACACCGAGGCGTGCGTGGCCGCCGCCCTCGGCCTGGGCGGCCACCTGGTCGGCCGGGGCACCACCCACGCGGGTGCCTACGCCGAGCTGCGCGACCCCGACGGCGGGCTGTTCACCGTGACCACCGCGCGCCGCCCCGCCTGA